TATCAGTGAACTCTTGCCAGCGACGCTGTAAAATGACTAAAGGCATCAGAAATACAAAAGACCACACAACCCGGTGCAATATGATTTCCAAAGCAGGTACCGCTCCAAGCGCTTTCCAATAAAAAGGGCTGAGACCCCATATTAAAAATGCAGAGGAGGCATAAAAGGTACCTAAAACCGGCTCGGTCCTTGATGATGAATGAGCAGGTGGCATACTATTTTAAGGCTCCGTATAGATCTTTGCTTTATATAAGCGCCGGACAAAACACATCATATATCAGCAAATCTTGTGACACATTAAAAATTTTATGTTTCTTGCCTTTTGGCACCCGTACAATGACTCCGGGTTCCAGTGAAAAACTCCCTGTCCCATCCACCCACATCACCGCTTTTCCCTGCAACAGATAGAGGATATCATCCTGCTCCTCATGGATATGTTGGGGGACTTCCTTTCCCGCTGGAACATTAACCAGCATACAGGTCACGTTCAACCCATGTTCTTTCTGCGAAATCAAAGGCTTGATCATAATTCCTTGTGCCGAAGGGTGGGGTATCCAGGAAATCTTTTCCGCTGATCGACAAATTTCCATTTGAATCCTCCTTTATTTTTAAAAGGGTTCTCTTTCTGCTTTTCCCGTTTTGCCTGCCTCTTTTACATTACGGATTCAGCCGACCTATTTTTGACGATTTACTATTTTTTCCGGTGTCCAATACTAGTTCAAGCTGTATCACCCCGGTTCCCGCCTTAGGCCGCATTGTCTCCAGATGATGCCTTGTCGGCAATCGCCAGCAATTCAGCAATATTCCCTCCGAAGACTTTGGCCTTGTCATTTGCGGCGTAACCTGCCCGGTCGAGCAATCCATCGATCAGCAGGATTTCCTCCCCCGGGTCGAACCATGGCCAGTCCGTACCGAACATAATGCGATCCGGGCCATGGACCCGCAGGAGTTGGATAAATTCAGTCTCTTTTAGGGTGTGGGCGGCGTTGGAGGTATCAAGGTAAAGATTATCTGCTGGCGGCAGGCAGCGGATGATCTTTTCAAACGGTGCGGTTAACCCACCCATGTGGGCCCCGACAAATGTGATCCCCGAAAACTTCCGTACCAACTGGTT
This genomic window from Thermodesulfobacteriota bacterium contains:
- a CDS encoding cupin domain-containing protein, which gives rise to MEICRSAEKISWIPHPSAQGIMIKPLISQKEHGLNVTCMLVNVPAGKEVPQHIHEEQDDILYLLQGKAVMWVDGTGSFSLEPGVIVRVPKGKKHKIFNVSQDLLIYDVFCPALI